Within Acomys russatus chromosome 7, mAcoRus1.1, whole genome shotgun sequence, the genomic segment ATTCAGCGTCTTTTAGTATTCCCAGCTCTGACTGCAGCTTTCCTCACTTAACCCATACAACATGCTGTAAGACAGACAAGAGCTTCAtacttttcaaatgagaaatgcAGTATTCAGAAATTAAATAATTCCTTAAGATcggcatgatggctcatgcctataatcaggaggctgaggcaggagaattaccatttgtttggtttgaggtcatcctggactAGTATGAAatgctatctcaaaacaaaaaacaaaacaaacaaacaaaataaatgattctgaactccaagaaagaaagaaattaaattaactCCCAGCCCCAACTAGCACTGGGACCTGCCATAAGCAGAAGCTGCCTGCCTGCAGTCTTGAAACTGAAGGAACATAAACCATGAATGAGCAGGGATTGggcagcacaggccagaagacagcacagcGGAGCGCCCGCGTGCCtcctgagagatggagagaaaaccAAACCCGGAGATGCATCAAGCCAACTAGCTTCCACGATTCCCAGACACATCCACGCTCTCACAATCAATTTCCTGAGGCTGCCCAGGTAATTTCATGTTTTCTGTAGCCAGGAAGGCTTCACTAGAGTAGAGCTGAGCTGGAGGCGTCACCACAGTGTTGTTGGTAGAAAAGGAGGGTGGTACCAGGTCCTGGCTCATAGCCCGGGTAGATGCATCCTCAGAGTTTGGAGTCTGAGCGCTCCCTTCCCAGCAGGGGTCCACTGGTCACCTGCGCTTGTAGAGACACGGCTGAAGCTTCAGGCCTGACAGTTGGGCTTTGGGCCCTACTCGAGGAGGGCCAGTCTTTTCAAAGTCAAACAAGAAGAAGTGACTGTTGGTCAGGTCCTAGGAGCAGAGAACACCAGTGAGCTACAAGCTTTCATTTCAACCGCACGACTCTGCTCCCCCTGCTCAGAGCTTCTCACAGCTCCTCCCAGAGTTTTGTCTTGAAAGAGCAAAAACAGCCTCCTTCCCGAACACCATTATccagaaaagaacaaagacaagGGCAGACTTCTTAGGGACCCTCACCTTATAGATGACCTTAAAGCCGAGTTTCGTCACAGCCCCCAAAAAGCTCCGAATATCCTCAAAGCGGCTGCTGACTTCAGCTACTTTGAGAAGACCCCTGGGAAAAGGAGGGAGTCGTGAGGAAAGGTGgagacacatgtgtgcacacaagaaATCATCTGTGTTCAAGGGACTCACCCTGGCTTCAGCACTCGATTTGCCTCCTCGAGGAAGTCCCTGATGTTAGTCCCCATTAGTGAAAGGCAGAACACAGCCACATCCACAGACTCATCCCCCAGGGGCACCTGGCGAGGAAGAATGTTGGATGGAGCACATGGTGTAGGAAGGGGAGACTCAGCACCAAGTACTTGGACTGGATACTAGGACAAGAAGACCTAAGAGGGTTAAGCCAGATACACAGAAGGGCTTACCTGGGCCATGTCACACACCGTGACCCTGGGGTCCAGAGAGGCCAAGTCAAAACAGTGCACAGGGTTCCGGATACTTGAGGCTAGGCGGCAGTCTCCACAGCCAAAGTCAGCTACCACCAAGGATGCAGgcctgggagtgggagggaggggaggctcaCCTACTGGTCTGCTCAAAGTCCTTTATTACCCACATCACCGCCCAACACGGTCCATAGCACGCACACGCTTGCACGCACACGcttgcacgcgcacgcacacacacacacacccattacTTCTGGCGGAGATCTTTGGCGATCCGGTCGACTGGGTGCAAGGGCCACTTCTTCACTTGTCTCTGAAAGCCGCGGTGGGTAGAGGAGAAATGCCTCGGGGTCTTCTTGGAAGAGGCGCTGGGCGGCGCTGCTGGGCCCTGAGTACAGCTGTTCGTTAAGGTACCTGAAGCGGGCCCCGTCCAGCCGTTGTGCCATGCGTGCTCGCAGGGCTCCAGCTCTTGTCTCTTGGCTGTCTGGTTGTGGGGCGGGAGGTACCTCAGTCTCCTCCGTGGAAGGCTTGGGAGGAACTTGGTCTGGGGTCTGAAGGGGCCGAAATTTGTTCTTGTGTCTCCGCTTATTCTTCTGCCGGTTCCGCCACTGTTTGCGGCTCAGGGTGTGTGAGGGGTCAGGTGATGTGGACTCAGGGCTTGGCTTGGGCGGGTCAATTGTAGTGGTAATCCTCCTCGAACTGTGAACTGCAGAGAAGGTGAGAAAGGCTTGCTCCCCTAAATTCAGAGGCATGGCAAGTCATCCTGGCTACTCCCTTGTCCTTAAGACAGAGCCTGGATAAAAGTACCTCTTACCAGCTGGccggcagggtgtgtgtgtggtgtttgtgtgtgtgtgtgtgtgtgtgtgtatcaaagagagacccctaccccccacccccatacacatacatatatactggTACCTGTTTGGCCAACACCGTCCAGGTGCTGTGTTGGGTGTAAATGAGGATATTTACggcatttcccttttcctttttcctcttcatcAGAGATCCCACCAGGAGGAGCTTGTTTGCACTTCCTTTCTACTTCCTCAGAGCCAGTGATAGATGGTTCCTGTTTttgacatttcctttttcttttctcccctactTCCTTTGAGGTATTGGCAAGTGAGGGCCTTTGGAGGTATCTGTTCTTCCttcctatctcctcctcctcagagtcaCTGCCAGGAAGGCTTGGGGGTTGCTGGGAGAGAGACGCTGCTTCCAGGGCCCGTAATGTGGCCAAGAGATGGCGGCGCTTGCGGCCCTGGAGGCAaacaagggaagagaagggatgaGGCCTGGAGAGTAATGGGAGATGGAGGCCTGGCTCGGCTGCTGGTAACTTGTTAAGTCCTGCCAGGCCCAGAACGTTCACACCGCAATCTTAACCACTAGGAGGCTGGAGGGCAGAAAAACGTATGTACTAAGGCGACGAACAACAGAACCAAGGCAAGACTGCAGATGTCTTTGCCTTTGGCTTATAATATTATAGGAGCAGCAGAGAGGTCTCTCGAAACAGGAAGGACAGCATCACGCATGTCTATTAAAGATGTTCCTAGCCAggcgtgaggcagaggcaggtggactgctgtgagttcaagggcagcctggtctagaaagcgagtccaggacagccaaggctacacagagagaccctgtctccaagaacaaaaacaaacaaacaaaaagttcctAAATGCAGGAGAGACAGGAGCCTGATAGGAAGGAGCTGCACACAGTCAGGCCACTGGCCTGCATTAAGAGGATGGGCTACAGAGATGAAAAAAATACCTTGAGCTAGACTGAAATTCAGGAACCCTAGGGAGGTACAGGAATCCTCACATCTGATGAAGCTCAAAGGAAAAGGCCTGTTTTCCTCCTGTGACTGAGAGGCTGGTTTGGGGTCCGAGTCCTGCTTCTGGCCCTCAGCCAGGCTCTTACCTTGGAGGTTCTGAGTTCCCTAAGTCTCGTTTGCACAGTGATTCTATTACCTGCCTTGACTGTGTCCAATATACTTTTTACATTGCAattaggtggatcgctgtgagttcgaggccagcctgatctacagagtgagcccaggacagccaaggccacacagagaaaacttgtctcgacTCTCCGcacctccaaaataaataaaaaaaaaacctttccaagGCTCGGGTGCAACTCAGTGGCGAATGTCTGAATGCTTGTCTACCATGCTGAACCTCTGAAAGTCATGCTGGGTGAGAGAAAATTTGGAGAAACCACCCCACTGTTAAAACTACTCCACTGACTTCTAAGTATATGGAAAACTTATTTAACTTTTCaaactttttatttcctctgtgcTCCACACCCCAAATCCCCGCATTCCTATTTGGACACACTTTTACCCGGTGTATTGCTGCCCCGGGGTTTCTGCACGTTTTTCTAAATCTCGGGTACGCTTTTCTCCACACCAACTTCTcaccaattatttttaaaggtcagTTTTGGGGAGAGTTTCCGGATCTTCAAGATCAGGACTAACTCCCTCATCACCCCGACCAACTGGAACATAGCAgggtctccctctctccccagcacGCACAGGGGCGGCCCGGGAAGATTGGCTTCACCTCCTTAAACAGCCCAGGCCCGGGCAGCTCACCTTGACTGGCGGGGCAATCGCCGGCTGAACCTGTGTTGTCGCGGGCCGGAGTCCCAGGGCTGCCGGGGCCGCCTCGACCCATTCGGGCTCCTCGAACATGCCGGTGGCTAGCACGGCCGGAGGAGCCCAGGCTCTGGCACACGTGCAGTGCGCGTCAAGGAATCCTAGACTAAACCCGGCCAGGAGCCACCGAGTGAAAGTCTGAAGTGGCTAGAGCGGCCAGCGCCGAGCCGAGCACCATCGAGTGCAGCCGCTGGCGAGCTAGAGAGGCAGTGGGAGGTCGGAAGGGAGGGACGGCGGCCCGCGCTGGCCGGAGAaggccggggcggggcggggcggggccgggcgGCGGGCGCGGCCGGACGGGAGTTCCCCGGAGAAGGCGCCTGCGGCCCGAGTCCCGGTGAGTGCGGGTAGCTCCGCGCCCTGCCCATGCTGGTCCTGCAAAGCCGGTCTCTGCGATCTTTGCAGCCGTTCTGAGCCGGGACCACCTAGGAAGgacccctgtcccctcccccggGTGTTTGCGGcttgagcccctccccccccccccggagccATGCTCGCGGTGCGGGACCCCGTGCCTGCTGACACTCGCTCAGACTAGCAGAGTCTCCCCTGCACGGCCAGACCCGCCAGTCCTTTGCTCTCAGGGGTCGCCCCGCTGCCTGAAGCCCTTCACAGACAACCACGTCCCTCCCGCGACGCTTAGTCCCCCAATCCCAGCACAGACAACTCTGTCCTGCAGAGAACAGGGCTGGGCTCATTCTCATCCCTGCTCTCTCGCAGTACCCCCAGGCTTCCCCAGTCCGGGGGTCTCAGTACCGGGACGCCGCTATGGACGACATTTTCACTCAGTGCCGGGAGGGCAACGCGGTGGCGGTGCGCTTGTGGCTGGACAACACAGAGAACGACCTCAATCAGGGGTGAGCTGAAGCGCCGGCGAGTGAGAGGATGGCTAGAAGTCCGCTCTCCGATACTCGGGGTGCTCCTGTCGGGCGGGGGCAGCTGCTTTTGCTATCCATTGTAAGGAGTAGTAAGCAAAGCCTGTCGATGGAGGAGGGGTGTGCACAGAGGAAGCTGTGTCTGAGctgagtttggtttttgttttttaactacatTTCACATTCTGGCTCTGGGGAGCTTTGCAGCCTTTATAAACTCATGTCAAAGGAAGGCCCTAGTGCCAGAAAATAGTCTGGGATTACATGTGGTTGGTGGAGAGGTTTCTGATCCCTAGAACGTTGCGGCAGAAGTGGAAAAGGACAGTAAAAGTCTGTAAGCAAAGTTCTAAAGCAGTGTAGCGATGAGGCTACCCATTTGTCAAGTGTCACCTTCAGAGCAAATGCTTCGAAGTGATGTGTTGGACTCTAGAATTGGGACAGGCAAAAAACTAGAAGTGGCGAGATCCCTGAAGTCATATGGATGAGGTAACTGACTTGGTATGGGAAGTGAGGGGAGTGAAAGAAGACAGAAGGTTCAGGAGGTTTAGGTATTGAATACTTGGCAGTTGCTGATGTTCCATTCTGGACTTAGTATAGTTAATGGTGGCACAACAGTGTTGTGGAAATGTGTGTCAGGTTGTTGGTTATGCAGATTTGAAGTTCAGGAGAGGTCTGGTTGGGAGACCTAGATACCACAAATTAGCATTTAAATGGTACCTGAAGATTCTATAGTGTGAAAATTAGTACCTCAGAAGagtagaaaataaaggaagaggatgagaagcCGACTGACAGGGAGCAACCATCTAAAAGGGAAATAGGGAAATGGATTAAGATTAGGAATGAATGTTTTAATGAAAGGAGAGTAGTCAGTTGTGCCACAAGATACTGACAAGTTAAAAGAACATGAATGAGCATCTTAAAAGTCTCcatttagctgggcgtggtggcacacgcctgtaatcccagcactggggaggcagaggcaggcggatctctgtgagggttttttttttttttttttttttcttttggtgtttttcaagacagggtttctctgtgtagccttgactgtcttggactcactttatagaccaggctggcctcgaactcacagcgatccgcctgcctctgcctcccaagtgctgggattaaaggcgtgcgccaccaccgcccggcctctgtgagtttgaggccagcctggtctacaaagcgggtccaggacagccaaggctgcacagaaaaaccccgtctcaaaacaacaacaacaacaacaaaaaaaaaaaccagcctttatttagcttacatttagaatatatttgaatatttgatcttTGTGAATATTATTTCAGAGAAGTTAACAGGAAACTGCATTACACTGGATTCCTTCAAATAAAGAACACTTGTGGTGGGTACTGGAGTCCTT encodes:
- the Rrp8 gene encoding LOW QUALITY PROTEIN: ribosomal RNA-processing protein 8 (The sequence of the model RefSeq protein was modified relative to this genomic sequence to represent the inferred CDS: deleted 1 base in 1 codon): MFEEPEWVEAAPAALGLRPATTQVQPAIAPPVKGRKRRHLLATLRALEAASLSQQPPSLPGSDSEEEEIGRKNRYLQRPSLANTSKEVGEKRKRKCQKQEPSITGSEEVERKCKQAPPGGISDEEEKGKGKCRKYPHLHPTQHLDGVGQTGTSIYVCVWGITTTIDPPKPSPESTSPDPSHTLSRKQWRNRQKNKRRHKNKFRPLQTPDQVPPKPSTEETEVPPAPQPDSQETRAGALRARMAQRLDGARFRYLNEQLYSGPSSAAQRLFQEDPEAFLLYHRGFQRQVKKWPLHPVDRIAKDLRQKPASLVVADFGCGDCRLASSIRNPVHCFDLASLDPRVTVCDMAQVPLGDESVDVAVFCLSLMGTNIRDFLEEANRVLKPGGLLKVAEVSSRFEDIRSFLGAVTKLGFKVIYKDLTNSHFFLFDFEKTGPPRVGPKAQLSGLKLQPCLYKRR